The following are encoded in a window of Magnolia sinica isolate HGM2019 chromosome 11, MsV1, whole genome shotgun sequence genomic DNA:
- the LOC131218029 gene encoding uncharacterized protein LOC131218029, which produces MRRKFQYKVLKSNKLIYTIGCIIENCTWRMHASKLNGTGMFKIKTYNSKHTCTMSFEAIRQSETTIMVDRTDIVTSKRKGRDYRQATSLISSEFGVGRMSSGLTCTAKEIQYRMSEMYSVEISYKKAWKGKEIATKKVLGSYEGSYNELPAYLHELKKTNLGTVTELQVNEGTNSFEQCFIVLRQCIRSLNLHVRRVLCVDATHLTGRYKGVLFMATTLDRNNHVLPMAYEIREFENNSS; this is translated from the coding sequence ATGCGCCGCAAGTTCCAGTACAAGGTCTTGAAGTCTAACAAGCTGATATATACGATTGGCTGCATTATAGAAAATTGTACTTGGAGGATGCACGCTTCAAAACTTAATGGCACAGGGATGTTCAAGATCAAGACATACAACTCGAAGCATACTTGTACCATGTCGTTTGAGGCGATACGCCAATCTGAGACCACGATCATGGTTGACCGTACTGATATAGTGACCTCGAAGAGGAAGGGGAGAGATTATCGTCAAGCCACCAGTTTGATAAGCAGTGAATTTGGCGTCGGTCGTATGAGTTCGGGGCTGACCTGCACGGCAAAGGAAATTCAATATCGTATGAGTGAGATGTATAGTGTTGAGATCAGTTACAAGAAAGCATGGAAGGGTAAAGAGATAGCAACCAAAAAAgtcttgggatcctacgagggtTCTTATAATGAGCTCCCAGCGTATCTTCACGAGTTGAAAAAGACCAATTTAGGGACTGTGACAGAGTTGCAGGTGAACGAGGGGACAAATAGTTTCGAACAATGCTTTATTGTGCTTAGGCAGTGCATCAGAAGCCTAAATTTACATGTTCggagggtgttgtgtgttgatgcCACACACTTAACAGGAAGGTACAAGGGCGTTCTCTTCATGGCTACTACATTGGATAGAAACAATCACGTCCTCCCTATGGCGTATGAGATCAGAGAATTTGAGAACAATAGTAGCTAG